The following is a genomic window from Mycobacterium parmense.
CGTGCTGTCGTCCGGGGGCGGCATCGCGAAGTTGGTGTCGACGGTGATCCGGATGTGACCTGCCTGGATACTCGGATCGGGTTGGATCGGGGCGTCCATGCCCAGCATCGCGGCGAGGTTCTTGGCGTCGGTCTGCGCGCCGGCGCCGTACGCGATCGAGGTCGTCTTGGGTTCGCCGGACTCGCGATCGCGGACCTGGCCCGCGGTGTACCCGCGATTCTTCAGTGCGCGGGACACCTCGGTGGCCATCCCGCTGATGCTGCCCGAGTTGATCACGTCGACGACGGTCGACGGGCTCGGCTTGGCCGCCGTGGTGGCCGCGGTGGTGCTCGGCGAGACGGACCCGATCGCGGTGGCCACCTCCGCCTTGATCGCCGACGGGTCGACGATGTTGACGTCCTGGCCGTCGATGTTGTCGTAACGCACCACCGGCAGCGTTCGGAATTCGATGTTCCCGCCGGTCAGCGCCCCCAGGCGCTGGATCATGTCGTCGTTCCAGCCCGCCGACAGCACCAGGTCCCGGCGTGCCACCGCCATCAGGCTCTTGAGCTTGTCGAGGTTGGTGAAGGTGCCCGACGCCTGCAGCTCCTGCATGACGGAGGAGATGAACGCCTGCTGGCGATGGGTGCGGTCGAGGTCCCCGTTGTCCAACTCGTGACGCTGCCGGACGAACGCGAGCGCCTGTGCGGCGTCGAGGCGCTGCCGCCCGGCCGGGAAGTCGGCGCCGGAATAGGAGTCGTACACGGCGTGGTTCAGGCAGACCTCGACACCGCCCAGCGTCTGGGCCAGGTCGTAGAAGCCCGCCAGGTTGACCTCGGCAAAGTAGTCGATCGGGACGCCGGTCAGGTTGCGCACCGCGCGCAGGGTTGCCGCCCGGCCGGCCTCGCGGCCCTTGGTCTCGAGCTCCTTCTGATCGCTGACACCCTGATTGATCAATTTCTGCGCCACGTATTGCTTGGTCAGCCCATACGCCTCTTTGATCTTGATGTGGTTGTAGCCCGGCACGCCGTTGAAGGCGACCCAGTCGTCGCGAGGAATGGAGAACGCGACCACTTTGTCGTCGGCGCTGACGTGCACCAGGATCAGCGTGTTGGTGTTGTAGCCGCCGTCGTCTGAATCGCCGGCGTGCAGGTGCTTGAGGATGGACCACGGCAGGTCGTTGCCGTCCTGGTCTTTGCGGGAGTCCAAGCCGATGAGCAGGATGTTCATGTTGTCGCCGCTGGACCGTGGGTCCTCGGGCCGCAGGGCTTCGGAAACCGTGATGCCACCCAGCGCGCCGTGAGCCACGTAATATCCGGCGGCGGTCATCAGCACCGCGCCCACCGAGACCAGCGCCATGAAGCTGCGCGCCAGCCCCTTGCGCAGGCGGGAGGGCTTCCGAACGGCTCGATGGCGGTGGTGCGCACCGCCGGCTCGCGCCATCACCGACTCCAGCTCGCACCCAGCGCACCACCGGGCGCCGGGCCGGCGCTGCATGGCGACGTCGCTCGGAACATGGTGTCAAGTATGCGTTAGCCCGGGGTGTGGGTCGTATTCGAAGCACAGATGTGGCCTTGGTCACTGCGGTGTGGCCGCAACTGTTAGCCCGTGTTTATCGATTCCTCGCCCGACTTGTAATAAACGCGGATGTTGGCGCCGGTGAGAAGCGCACCGCTTGGCCGCTTCCGCGCAGTAGGGTCTCACAGCTATGACCACAGCAAACCCGGGTGAGGCACGGACCCGAGTGGAGGTACTGGGCAACATCGGGCCCAACTGGTTCGCATCGGTTATGGGAACGGGCATCGTGGCCACCGCCGGCGCCGGCCTGCCCATCCGTGTGGTGGGGCTGCACGTGTTCACCGAGGCCGTGTGGGTGATCGCCGCGGTCCTGCTGGTGGTGCTGATCGTCGTGGTCGGCGGCCACTGGCTGCGCCACCCCACCGTCGCCCGCACCCATGCCCGCAACCCGCAGATGGCCCACTTCTACGGCGCCGCGCCCATGGCGTTGCTGACGGTCGGCGCGGGCGCGGTGCTGGTCGGGCGGAATCTCATGGGCGAGCGCATCGCCGTCGACCTCGACTGGGTGCTGTGGTCCTGCGGCACCCTCGGCGGCCTGTTCACCGCGGTCAGCATTCCCTTCTTCATGTTCACCCAGCACGACGTCGAGCCCGACGCAGCATTCGGCGGATGGTTGATGCCGGTGGTGCCGCCCATGGTCTCGGCCGCGACGGGGGCGCTGCTGCTGCCGCACCTGGCCGCGGGCGCCGCACGCGCGACGATGCTGTACGGGTGTTACGCGATGTTCGGGCTGTCGTTGGTGGCTTCGTTGAACGTCATCTCGATGATCTGGACGCGCCTGACCATGTACGGCACCTCCGGGTCCGCACGCGTGCCCACGCTGTGGATCGTGCTGGGGCCGCTCGGCCAGTCCATCACCGCTGTGGGACTTCTCGGTGCCGGCGCGAGGCTCGCGGTCGACCGCCGGATCGCCGAGGAAATGGACGCGTTCGCAATCCTGTACGGGGTTCCGGTGTGGGGCTTCGCCGTGCTGTGGATCGCGTTGGCGACGTCGCTGACGGTGCGCACCCTGCGGCGCGGGATGCCCTTCGCGCTGACGTGGTGGAGCCTGACGTTCCCGGTGGGAACGTTCGTCACGGGCACCTCGCAGCTCGCCGCCCACACCCACCTCGGCGCGTTCGCGGTGGCCGCCGTCGTCGCCTACGCCGGTCTGCTGCTCACCTGGTTGCTGGTGGCCGTCCGCACCGCTCGCGGCAGTGTGCGCGGCGGCCTGCTCACGCTGCCGCCGAGCGCGGCGCCGGTCAAGGCCAGCAAGGATCGGGTCCGCTGAGGATCGGGCGACGTTTCGATTCACCGCTGCGGCGGGTAGGCCTCCTGGAGCCGCCGGACGGCTGAGCACGGCCGGGCCGCCACCGAGCAGGAGGAATGTGCATGCGCGCCGAGGAAGGCAACGAATCCGTCCAGGACTACGCCGAAGACAGTCGCCAGACCCTCGGCAAGATCAGGGAATCGCAGCGGGCGGGCGGCCGGCTGGGCGACATCGCCCGGCGATTCGCCAGGGCGTGGCGCGGCGCCCGGCGGTAGTAGCCGGCTGCCGGGCCCGGCGGGGGCGCTGGGGGCCTTAATATCACCTGATGCCCACGGCACCCGAACTCTTCTGGACCAACGGGCCCGGCGGGGTCCGCATCGCCGCCGATCGCCTGGGCGATCCGCAGGCGCGCGCCGTGGTGTTCCTGCACGGCGGAGGGCAGACCCGCCGCTCTTGGGGTAAGGCCGCCGCTGCCGTCGCTCGACGGGGCTGGCAGGCGGTGACGATCGACCTGCGCGGCCACGGGGAATCGGACTGGTCGAGCGACGGCGACTACCGCGTCGTCAGCTTCGCCGCCGATGTCCAAGAGGTGCTCACCGGCCTGCCTCCACAACCGGTGCTGGTCGGGGCCTCGCTGGGAGGGTTCACTTCGATGCTGCTGGCCGGCGAATTGATGCCGGGCGTCGCCAGCGCCGTCGTCCTGGTAGACATCGTGCCGAACATGGACCAGTCCGGAGCCAATCGCATCCACGCCTTCATGGCCGACCGGGTGGAGTCCGGGTTCGAATCACTGGACGAGGTTGCCGACGCGATCGCCGAATACAACCCACACCGTCCCC
Proteins encoded in this region:
- a CDS encoding LCP family protein, with the translated sequence MARAGGAHHRHRAVRKPSRLRKGLARSFMALVSVGAVLMTAAGYYVAHGALGGITVSEALRPEDPRSSGDNMNILLIGLDSRKDQDGNDLPWSILKHLHAGDSDDGGYNTNTLILVHVSADDKVVAFSIPRDDWVAFNGVPGYNHIKIKEAYGLTKQYVAQKLINQGVSDQKELETKGREAGRAATLRAVRNLTGVPIDYFAEVNLAGFYDLAQTLGGVEVCLNHAVYDSYSGADFPAGRQRLDAAQALAFVRQRHELDNGDLDRTHRQQAFISSVMQELQASGTFTNLDKLKSLMAVARRDLVLSAGWNDDMIQRLGALTGGNIEFRTLPVVRYDNIDGQDVNIVDPSAIKAEVATAIGSVSPSTTAATTAAKPSPSTVVDVINSGSISGMATEVSRALKNRGYTAGQVRDRESGEPKTTSIAYGAGAQTDAKNLAAMLGMDAPIQPDPSIQAGHIRITVDTNFAMPPPDDSTVDDTTTTTTTTTTASGKSSQYGYGYDATTTYPTPDQGKPIDGGGVPCVN
- a CDS encoding TDT family transporter translates to MTTANPGEARTRVEVLGNIGPNWFASVMGTGIVATAGAGLPIRVVGLHVFTEAVWVIAAVLLVVLIVVVGGHWLRHPTVARTHARNPQMAHFYGAAPMALLTVGAGAVLVGRNLMGERIAVDLDWVLWSCGTLGGLFTAVSIPFFMFTQHDVEPDAAFGGWLMPVVPPMVSAATGALLLPHLAAGAARATMLYGCYAMFGLSLVASLNVISMIWTRLTMYGTSGSARVPTLWIVLGPLGQSITAVGLLGAGARLAVDRRIAEEMDAFAILYGVPVWGFAVLWIALATSLTVRTLRRGMPFALTWWSLTFPVGTFVTGTSQLAAHTHLGAFAVAAVVAYAGLLLTWLLVAVRTARGSVRGGLLTLPPSAAPVKASKDRVR
- a CDS encoding alpha/beta fold hydrolase encodes the protein MPTAPELFWTNGPGGVRIAADRLGDPQARAVVFLHGGGQTRRSWGKAAAAVARRGWQAVTIDLRGHGESDWSSDGDYRVVSFAADVQEVLTGLPPQPVLVGASLGGFTSMLLAGELMPGVASAVVLVDIVPNMDQSGANRIHAFMADRVESGFESLDEVADAIAEYNPHRPRPTDLEGLTTNLRRRGDRWYWHWDPQFISGTAAFPPFEVTDADRMHAAVAEIVGNGVPMLLIRGQMSDLVSQERADEFLARFPQVEFTDVLGAGHMVAGDRNDIFANAVLDFLDRHVDSA